The region CATGAGCTTCGAGCCCGTAGACCGTCCGCCGCTGCGCGAGTGGGGGCCGTGGACGCAGACCCGCCAGCGCTGGGCCACCGAGGGCATGCCCGAGTCCGGGCCGCCGCAGTTCGCCGAGTGTGACGCCTGGCACGACATGGGGATAGACTTCGGCCCCTGGCCGCGCTACGACGAGAGTGTCGTCGCCGAGGACGAGGACAGCGTCACCCACTACACCTACAAGGGTGTGCTGGTGCGGGAGCGCCGCGAGCGCGAGCTGTCCATGCCTGCCTTCCTGGCGTACCCGGTCACGGACCGGGCCTCCTGGGAGGCCTACCGCGAGCGGTACGACCCCACCTCGCCGCAGCGGTACTCGGCGGACTTCGCCGCCCGGGCCGGGCAAGCCCGCGACCGGGGCTGCCTGGTCCAGCTCTCCGGCGGCCGGGAGACCAGCTTCTTCGGCCACCTGCGCGAGATCATGGGCGCCGAGGAGGCCATGCTCGTCCTACATGACGACCCGCAGCTCGTGCACGAGATCATGGACTTCCTGGCCGACTTCATGATCGGGATCTACGAGGAGGCCCTGGCGCAGTTCGTCCCCGACCTGGCGTACCTGTGGGAGGACATGTGCTACCACACGGCCAGCCTGATCTCCCCGGCCATGTTCCGCGAGTTCCTGCTGCCCGGCTACCAGAAGGTCTGCGGGGCCCTGAAGGGGATGGGGGTGGCGTTCATCGCCGTGGACAGCGACGGGTATACGGGGGAGCTGAACCCGCTGTGGCTGGAGGGTGGGGTGGACGTCATCTACCCGTTCGAGGTCGCCGCCCACAACGACGTGGTGGAGCTGCGGGCGCAGTATGGGAAGCGGCTGGGGATGATGGGCGGGCTGGACAAGCGGGTGTTGGCTGCGGGCCCGGAGGCGATAGACGCCGAACTGGAGCGGAAGCTGCCGGTGGCGCTGGCGGGTGGGTACATCCCGACCATAGACCACAGCCTCCCGCCGGACATCCCGTACGCGAACTTTTGCTACTACTGGGAGCGCAAGAAGGCACTCCTGGGGATCCAGACCCCGGCCGGAAAAAGTTAACCAATGTTGCTATACGGGGCCGACATCGAGCCACAACCGTCTCGCAGGGCGTAGACAGAACCAGGTGATACCATGATGTGGATGATAGCTCTCATTGGGGCCGCTCTGGTGGCCTCCTGCGGCAGCGCGCAAGCCGCCCCGGTCGCGACGAACCTGCAGGCCACGTGCCGCGACGGGCAGGTTTTCCTGACCTGGGACGAGCCGGCCGGGCTGCAGGGCGACCTGACCGTCTACATGGCGAAGACCCCCATCACCGCCGAGAACCTGGCGCAGGCCACGGTGGTCGCCGAGGGGGTCAACCCGGGGTCGGCCTATGACTGGTGGCTCAACAAGGAGACCTTCGGCAACCCCGGCCCCAAGGACCCGAAGACGGGTGAGGCGTACAAGCCCCCGCACGAGGGGTTCATCATCACCCCCGGCGGCCAGCGCCTGAACCCCGACTCGGGGCTGCATGTGCACACGGTGGGGCCTGATGAATCAGGCCCCACCTACTATGCGGTGACCGGCGCGGACAACCGGGAGGTTGTGGCCGGGCAGAACAGCCTGAGCCAGCCGGTGCAGCAGCAGCCCGGCGCCCTCACACCGATCTGGCAGAACGCCGACGCCGCGCCCGACGTGGCGACGACGAAGGGCCTGCCCCTGCACCTGATCCTGCACGCCAAGACGGGCATCGGCGGCATGGACTACCTGGTGTTCGGGGACAAGTCTCTCGGCTGGCGCGAGGGCCTGCCGTTCAAGTTCGGGGTGCGGATCAGCGGTGACGCCGTGATCGTCACCCCGACCGACCGCACGTGGATCGGCCGCATGTTCCCTGAGGGGACCGACAACTGCCAGAAGCTGACGCCGGCAATCCACAGCTTCTGGTACGGGTACAACAGCAACATCCACTGGCCGGACCGGATGGCCCAGGGCGTCTGCACCAACTACTCCGAGCGGCGGGTGCTGTGGATCGTCCGGTGGGTGCAGCAGACCTTCCAGACCGACCCGAACCGCACCTATGCCTCGGGCAGCTCCATGGGCGGCTGCGGCATGATGGCCGTGACGTTCCGCCACCCGGAGATCTTCGCGGGCCTCTATGCCCACGTGCCGATCGTGGCCTATGACAAAGGCCCCGGCGGCGACAGCGTCCGGCGCATCAGCGCCGAGTGTGGCGATCTGGACAAGCCCTGT is a window of bacterium DNA encoding:
- a CDS encoding S9 family peptidase, whose protein sequence is MIALIGAALVASCGSAQAAPVATNLQATCRDGQVFLTWDEPAGLQGDLTVYMAKTPITAENLAQATVVAEGVNPGSAYDWWLNKETFGNPGPKDPKTGEAYKPPHEGFIITPGGQRLNPDSGLHVHTVGPDESGPTYYAVTGADNREVVAGQNSLSQPVQQQPGALTPIWQNADAAPDVATTKGLPLHLILHAKTGIGGMDYLVFGDKSLGWREGLPFKFGVRISGDAVIVTPTDRTWIGRMFPEGTDNCQKLTPAIHSFWYGYNSNIHWPDRMAQGVCTNYSERRVLWIVRWVQQTFQTDPNRTYASGSSMGGCGMMAVTFRHPEIFAGLYAHVPIVAYDKGPGGDSVRRISAECGDLDKPCSEGMTVRERLDATKFVREHKGDLPFLLIANGRQDGSIPWWKNPDFYRAMRDNRQAFVAAWNDGDHGGCGGKLPPDIRRLGDLRSLHFLALNKSYLAFSNSSQDGNPGNGDAKDGDIEGYMNRGLAYDEPVDEAGKYEVVVKWALEAEKLPVTVDVTPRRLQAFKLKPGDKVTARNVAADGSEVQTETLVVDEAGLVTFRGFKMTDAAGNRLVLTK